Sequence from the Pedobacter sp. D749 genome:
CTTTAATTTTGGTATCGCATGACCGGGATTTCTTAGATGGATTGGTACAAAAAGTATTTGAATTTGGCAATAAGCGTGTTCGTGAACACTTTGAAGATATAAAAGGATTCTTAGCCTATAAAAAAATGAATAGTCTGAAGGAAATTGAACAAGGCTAAATAAGTACCGCGGTCGTCAGTCTGAGCGTAGTCGAAGACTTTTGAGATGGATAAATCGCAAATAAATGCCCTTCGACTACGCTCAGGGTGACATCTTTTTGCTATTTATCTCTTAACTTAATGACATTGACCCTTAGCCCAGGTTTGAAAGCAGTTCTAAAAAGAGCTGCTTTTTTTTTAAAAGCTAGCACCGCGAATGGTCTCGAAGCATCGTCATTGCGATCGTAGTGGAGAAATCTTTTAAGATAGTTCAAAGATCTCTCCATTTTTCTGCGCTACATCCGATACTTATCGGATCGAGGTGACGACCATTCTATCGGAATCTGTCAATGGTAGAGGTTTGAATTTTTTTAAAGAACAAGAGCGGCAATTTCTTCCTCAGAGGTTTCTACCCGGCTAACATCCGTTTGGGCAGCAGCAAAATGATCGATGGTTAAATTGGTTGCTTTGCCCATAATCAAAGCATGGCGATTGGTGTTACCTTTTAATTTTAACGTACTGCTGTCGAGAATTTCAGTATATAGCCCCTCGGTACTGGTGTTAATATCGGCAAAGGCATTTCCCTTAAGAATAATCTGGAGAAATTTGGTAGTGAGCCTAGCTTCTGTTTTCACTACTGCATTTTGATCGGCCTCAATGCGGTAGATGTCGTTTACATAAACAATAAGTTTACACTTTTCTTTATCAAGACCTGTAATGCGTAGTATTTCGCCTTGCTGCGTCACTTTCACATTTCCAGTGTTATCATCAGCATAAGACACTCCAATGGAAATCCCCTGAACCAATGTTACTTCTACATTGCCCTTTATCACAATCTTTCTAAAGTTTTGAATGTTGTAAAGTAATGTATTGTTTTTTTCTGTAGCCCTTAAATCGTTTGGAAGGGTAGCCATCAAGGTTGTTAAGGCAAATGCCATAGTGATTAGCGTTTTAATTGAGGTTTTCATCTGGTGTTTAATTAAATGTTATTTTTTTACACGATGGTAGTCTGTTTGCTACTGCGAATCAGTTTGTACCAACATTATTCAGTTGCATGGTTAACCAAGCTGGTGCCAAAATACAAATGTGTCCTTAATTGCTTCTTAAGAGGTGTTTCTGCTCATTTGCTTATCGAAGGCTGTTCATTTCCGAACAGTCGATGTGCGACGGCGAACAGTTTTTTTATAGTGCTTATAAAGAACTCCTGTTAAGTATGGAAGTCGTTAACATATTGATTAATAGTTGTTTGTAGAATAATGTCAATGATGGAGTCAATTTATTGCCTAAAATCGGAAAGACAGGGAATTTAAACGAATTAATTGGCCGCGAAGCATTCTTACAGCGATCGCTACCAGCGTGGGCTTTAGGATTGCTTCGTGCCTTATAATGACGTTTATGTAAACAACTGATATTTAGTGTTATTTTTTTGACCATATAAGACATTTAAGGACATATAAGCTTAGATGTTCTTTGTATGGTGTGAAAGCTTAAAAGATTATTTAATGAATTAGATGTTCTTAGGTGTCTAAGGTGGTTAATTAAACTGCATAGTCTTTAAATTTTACGACCACCTTAGACATCTTAGCTCAATGAGTTTTGCAGGATGCAAAATCTTAAACCTAATACTTTAGAAAGTGCATATAGTACGTCATTCCTATTTTTTTCA
This genomic interval carries:
- a CDS encoding GIN domain-containing protein, which produces MKTSIKTLITMAFALTTLMATLPNDLRATEKNNTLLYNIQNFRKIVIKGNVEVTLVQGISIGVSYADDNTGNVKVTQQGEILRITGLDKEKCKLIVYVNDIYRIEADQNAVVKTEARLTTKFLQIILKGNAFADINTSTEGLYTEILDSSTLKLKGNTNRHALIMGKATNLTIDHFAAAQTDVSRVETSEEEIAALVL